From Leopardus geoffroyi isolate Oge1 chromosome B4, O.geoffroyi_Oge1_pat1.0, whole genome shotgun sequence, a single genomic window includes:
- the LGALS1 gene encoding galectin-1, which produces MACGLVASNLNLKPGECLRVRGEVAPEAKSFVLNLGKDKDNLCLHFNPRFEAHGDVNTIVCNSKDAGAWGAEQRESAFPFQPGTVAEVCISFDQADLTVKLPDGHTFKFPNRLNLEAINYLAADGDFKIKCMAFD; this is translated from the exons ATGGCTTGC GGTCTGGTCGCCAGCAACCTGAATCTCAAACCTGGCGAGTGCCTCAGAGTGCGGGGCGAGGTGGCCCCCGAAGCCAAGAG ctTCGTGCTGAACCTGGGCAAAGACAAGGACAACCTGTGCCTGCATTTCAACCCTCGCTTTGAAGCGCACGGAGACGTCAACACCATCGTGTGTAATAGCAAGGACGCCGGGGCCTGGGGCGCGGAGCAGCGCGAGTCCGCCTTCCCCTTCCAGCCTGGGACGGtggcagag GTGTGCATCTCCTTCGACCAGGCCGACCTGACCGTCAAGCTGCCAGATGGACACACATTCAAGTTCCCCAACCGCCTCAACCTGGAGGCCATCAACTACCTGGCAGCCGATGGCGACTTCAAGATCAAGTGCATGGCCTTTGACTGA